A region of Ignatzschineria larvae DSM 13226 DNA encodes the following proteins:
- the proP gene encoding glycine betaine/L-proline transporter ProP, translating into MTDTEKQHQPMELSDITIVKGDQFKKAITAAALGNAIEWFDFGVYGFLAYVLGKVFFPEASPGVQLVASLATFSVPFLVRPVGGIFFGILGDKFGRKKILAVTIIIMSVSTFAIGLIPSYTTIGIWAPILLLIAKLAQGFSVGGEYTGAAIFVAEYAPDSRRGFLSSWLDFGSIAGFVLGAGVVVLITALLGDARFESWGWRIPFFIAGPLGILGMYLRHALDETPTYQKHADTLEGQSEPVEKESLITIIRNNTKSVFLCIGIVILTNVTYYMLLTYMPSYLSHSLGYNADHGVLIIIAIMIGILFVQPIVGLLSDRFGRKVFIKIGSIGMLIGAIPAFYLINTGNVALIFLGLVFLALMLSCFTGVMASILPAIFPTKVRYSAMATAFNISILVAGFTPTVTAWLIELTGNLYVPAFYLMVTAGVGIFLTFNMKETANRPLRGETPIASDRSEAKEILQAHYDRIESRIESIDEEIERLQKRRERLIDQHPEIDG; encoded by the coding sequence ATGACAGACACAGAAAAACAACATCAACCAATGGAATTGAGTGATATTACGATCGTAAAAGGGGATCAATTCAAGAAAGCGATTACCGCAGCTGCGCTCGGTAATGCGATTGAATGGTTCGACTTTGGGGTTTATGGCTTCTTAGCCTATGTACTTGGGAAGGTATTCTTTCCGGAAGCCTCACCTGGTGTACAGCTTGTTGCATCATTAGCAACATTTTCTGTTCCATTTTTAGTTAGACCGGTCGGTGGGATTTTTTTTGGAATCCTAGGGGATAAATTTGGACGTAAGAAGATACTGGCAGTCACCATTATCATTATGTCCGTCAGTACTTTTGCGATCGGTTTGATTCCATCTTATACCACTATTGGCATTTGGGCGCCGATTCTCTTACTGATTGCGAAGCTGGCACAAGGCTTCTCTGTAGGCGGTGAATATACTGGCGCGGCGATCTTTGTAGCGGAATATGCGCCGGATAGTCGTCGAGGCTTCTTAAGTAGCTGGTTAGATTTTGGTTCAATTGCAGGGTTCGTTTTAGGTGCTGGCGTAGTTGTTTTAATTACCGCACTTTTAGGCGATGCCCGTTTTGAATCTTGGGGTTGGAGAATTCCTTTCTTTATCGCAGGACCTTTAGGGATTTTAGGGATGTATCTGCGCCATGCGTTAGATGAAACACCTACTTATCAAAAGCATGCAGATACGCTTGAAGGGCAATCTGAGCCTGTTGAGAAAGAATCGCTTATTACTATTATTCGTAATAATACTAAGAGTGTATTCCTTTGCATCGGAATCGTGATTCTGACGAATGTCACCTATTATATGCTCTTAACTTATATGCCAAGTTATCTATCGCATAGCTTAGGTTATAATGCCGATCATGGCGTTCTAATTATTATTGCCATTATGATTGGTATCCTCTTTGTCCAACCTATTGTCGGCCTACTCAGTGACCGATTTGGCCGCAAAGTCTTCATTAAGATCGGTAGTATTGGGATGTTAATCGGCGCAATTCCGGCCTTTTATCTCATCAATACCGGCAATGTTGCCTTGATCTTCTTAGGACTTGTTTTCTTAGCGTTGATGTTAAGCTGCTTTACCGGTGTGATGGCTTCAATTCTACCTGCGATCTTCCCAACGAAAGTACGCTATAGTGCGATGGCTACGGCATTTAATATCTCTATTTTAGTGGCAGGATTTACGCCTACAGTGACTGCGTGGTTAATCGAGTTAACCGGTAATCTTTATGTGCCGGCTTTCTACCTAATGGTCACGGCAGGCGTTGGAATCTTCTTAACTTTTAATATGAAAGAGACAGCTAATCGACCACTTCGTGGGGAAACACCGATTGCATCTGACCGTAGTGAGGCAAAAGAGATCTTGCAGGCGCATTATGATCGCATCGAGAGCCGTATTGAGAGTATTGATGAAGAGATTGAACGTTTGCAAAAACGCCGTGAGCGCTTAATCGATCAACATCCTGAGATTGATGGCTAA
- a CDS encoding sodium-dependent transporter, which yields MARESWSSKLIYISTVAGATIGFGATWRFPYLVGENGGGAYLLVFFIAMLVLGVPMLVAEHLIGRRLHTNVIDSFSNKEIDHPISKWWKGVGILALLGAFGILAYYMVLGGWVMSYMGGISFGEIDLSTPLSAEVTKNFFESSTHNAWKMILYTFIFVAVNYYILVKGIIDGIEKVIRWVMPLFLLLVVALMIRALFLPNAMEGVKFYIIPDFSKITSRVILLALGQVFFALSIGFGVMITLSSYLSKKENIVSISVSAGIINTLIPLAIGFIIFPALFSAGIEPASGPSLVFQVLPAVFSTVPFGAFFAVLFFLLLLLAALTTSLTIYEVAITTLIEKTKMKRAVATFLTLAVVFIFGNVPSILSSSVWQDVHIFGMSIFDAFDYISANILFITTSLLCAIFIGFVLRKELAIKEITNDGSCNQKVATLLFYHIKYVIPALILIIFAFSFM from the coding sequence ATGGCTCGCGAAAGCTGGAGCAGCAAACTGATTTATATTTCAACCGTTGCGGGCGCAACGATTGGTTTTGGCGCAACCTGGCGCTTCCCCTACCTTGTTGGTGAAAATGGTGGTGGAGCCTATCTACTCGTCTTTTTTATCGCCATGTTAGTATTAGGTGTACCGATGTTGGTCGCCGAGCACCTTATTGGCCGGCGTCTACATACCAATGTCATTGACTCTTTCAGTAATAAAGAGATTGATCACCCCATTTCAAAATGGTGGAAAGGTGTAGGGATATTAGCCCTTCTAGGCGCTTTTGGAATTCTTGCCTATTACATGGTTCTAGGCGGCTGGGTCATGAGCTATATGGGCGGTATCTCATTTGGCGAAATTGACCTCTCCACACCCCTCTCCGCAGAAGTCACCAAAAACTTCTTTGAGAGCTCGACACATAACGCTTGGAAGATGATCCTCTATACCTTTATCTTCGTCGCTGTAAACTACTATATTCTCGTAAAAGGGATTATTGATGGTATTGAGAAAGTGATCCGTTGGGTCATGCCGCTCTTTTTACTCCTTGTCGTTGCCTTAATGATTCGTGCACTATTTTTGCCAAATGCAATGGAAGGGGTCAAATTCTACATTATTCCTGATTTTAGTAAGATCACTTCACGAGTTATTCTGCTCGCACTCGGACAAGTTTTCTTCGCTTTAAGTATCGGTTTTGGCGTCATGATTACACTCTCATCCTATCTTAGTAAAAAAGAGAATATCGTCAGCATCAGTGTCAGTGCCGGCATCATCAACACGCTGATTCCGCTTGCGATCGGCTTTATTATCTTCCCAGCGCTCTTCTCTGCAGGCATTGAGCCAGCATCAGGACCCTCTCTTGTCTTTCAAGTATTGCCTGCAGTCTTCTCTACAGTCCCTTTCGGTGCCTTCTTTGCAGTACTCTTCTTTTTACTGCTCTTATTAGCAGCGCTTACCACTTCTTTAACTATCTATGAAGTGGCCATCACAACGCTGATTGAAAAGACCAAAATGAAACGTGCGGTTGCCACATTTTTAACCTTAGCCGTAGTCTTTATCTTCGGTAATGTGCCGAGCATTCTCTCAAGTAGCGTATGGCAAGATGTTCATATCTTCGGCATGTCGATCTTTGATGCCTTTGATTACATTAGCGCCAATATTCTCTTTATTACCACAAGCCTACTTTGCGCCATTTTTATCGGTTTTGTGCTTCGTAAAGAGCTTGCAATCAAAGAGATCACCAATGACGGCTCTTGCAATCAAAAAGTGGCAACGCTGCTCTTCTATCATATTAAATATGTGATTCCGGCATTGATTCTGATTATATTTGCCTTCTCCTTTATGTAG
- the rlmKL gene encoding bifunctional 23S rRNA (guanine(2069)-N(7))-methyltransferase RlmK/23S rRNA (guanine(2445)-N(2))-methyltransferase RlmL: MSKFYITCAQGLAPFVKGELLDLGLDAKEEGTGVSFTGEPKDAYRACLWVRCGSRVLLELKTGKFISLDQLHEELSLFSWSTHMKETDTFATKVTTRKAGNIHTHFAALRVKDAIVDYFNELMGTRPNVNLDAPDHRFYLHIDEKQYTLYLDMSGEPLHKRGFRSEQGTAPIKENLAAALLYRSNWPEKAANHEHFIDPLCGAGTILIEAALMARDIAPGLYRNDFGFMRWRRFNASDWEACYQEAKRRATEGEARYQGQLVGVERSSMMIGITKANADRARVLKNMCFKHMPFQDYSRDPALTTGLIVTNPPYGERLGEKETLVETYQDLGDFLKRYEGFTAGVITSSPELGRVMGLRAKKINKFWNGALDCVYLQFEITPEYFVDRKKADANDRRVALETLLEDGGDAFMNRLTKNYKHLAKWAKRQNIEAYRLYDADIPEFNVAIDLYNDQIVIYEYEAPSTVDKKLSEVRFNKVVQLIPHVVDGITPKDIHIKQRAKQRGKRQYEKLSESEGELFPVKEGGAELLVNLTDYLDTGLFLDHREVRMMIGKMAKRKRFLNLFCYTASATVHAANGGALNTLSVDLSRTYLAWADQNLALNGHFDGHALIQADVLKWLKERVEKMRAKPLLKRNEDKFDLIFMDPPTFSNSKRMEDVLDIQRDHIALISDAMRLLAHEGVLLFSTNLRRFKMDSELLEIFDITDISNKTLPEDFKRNPKIRQCFLIKHKINI, from the coding sequence ATGTCAAAATTTTATATAACCTGTGCCCAAGGGCTTGCACCTTTTGTGAAAGGGGAGCTACTCGATCTTGGATTAGATGCTAAGGAAGAAGGGACAGGGGTTTCATTCACAGGAGAACCTAAAGATGCTTATCGGGCATGTTTGTGGGTTCGTTGTGGATCGCGTGTCTTATTAGAGCTTAAAACTGGGAAGTTTATTTCGCTTGACCAATTGCATGAGGAGCTCTCGCTCTTCTCTTGGTCAACGCATATGAAAGAGACAGATACCTTTGCTACCAAAGTGACAACGCGAAAGGCGGGGAATATCCATACGCATTTTGCGGCGCTTCGGGTCAAAGATGCAATTGTCGATTATTTTAATGAGTTAATGGGGACACGTCCGAATGTGAATTTAGACGCACCTGATCACCGTTTCTATCTGCATATCGATGAGAAACAATATACGCTTTATCTCGATATGAGTGGAGAACCTCTGCATAAACGAGGATTTAGAAGTGAGCAGGGAACAGCGCCTATTAAAGAGAATCTGGCGGCAGCACTCCTCTATCGCTCTAATTGGCCGGAAAAAGCGGCGAATCATGAGCATTTTATTGATCCTTTATGTGGCGCCGGTACTATTTTGATTGAGGCGGCACTTATGGCAAGAGATATTGCGCCGGGTCTGTATCGTAATGATTTTGGTTTTATGCGTTGGCGCCGATTTAATGCCTCCGATTGGGAAGCTTGTTATCAAGAAGCTAAACGACGAGCTACTGAAGGGGAAGCGCGTTATCAAGGGCAATTAGTAGGTGTTGAGCGTAGTTCGATGATGATCGGAATTACTAAAGCCAATGCGGATCGTGCGCGAGTTTTGAAAAATATGTGCTTTAAACATATGCCATTTCAAGATTATAGTCGCGATCCCGCATTGACTACAGGATTGATTGTTACGAACCCTCCTTATGGTGAACGGTTAGGTGAGAAAGAGACGCTCGTTGAAACCTATCAAGATTTGGGGGATTTCTTAAAACGCTATGAAGGTTTTACAGCCGGCGTGATCACCTCTTCACCGGAGCTTGGACGCGTGATGGGGCTTCGGGCAAAGAAGATCAACAAGTTTTGGAATGGGGCGCTTGATTGTGTTTATCTGCAATTTGAGATTACGCCTGAATATTTCGTTGACCGAAAAAAGGCAGATGCGAATGATCGCCGTGTTGCCTTAGAAACCTTACTTGAAGATGGGGGCGATGCTTTTATGAATCGCCTCACAAAGAATTATAAACATTTAGCAAAATGGGCTAAGCGGCAAAATATTGAGGCGTATCGGCTTTATGATGCCGATATCCCGGAATTTAATGTTGCGATTGATCTTTATAACGATCAGATCGTAATTTATGAATATGAAGCGCCTTCGACAGTGGACAAGAAGCTATCTGAAGTGCGTTTTAATAAAGTTGTACAGCTGATTCCTCATGTTGTAGATGGGATTACTCCTAAAGATATTCACATCAAACAGCGGGCAAAACAACGGGGAAAAAGGCAGTATGAGAAGCTTTCTGAATCGGAGGGAGAGCTCTTTCCGGTGAAGGAGGGTGGTGCAGAGTTACTTGTGAATCTCACTGATTATCTCGATACAGGACTCTTCCTAGATCATCGGGAAGTTCGAATGATGATCGGTAAGATGGCAAAGAGAAAACGTTTTTTAAATCTCTTCTGTTATACCGCAAGTGCGACTGTACATGCCGCAAATGGGGGCGCATTAAATACGCTCTCAGTGGATCTTTCTCGCACCTATTTAGCTTGGGCAGATCAAAACTTGGCACTCAATGGGCATTTCGATGGTCATGCGTTAATCCAAGCAGATGTGCTGAAATGGCTCAAAGAACGTGTAGAGAAGATGCGTGCAAAGCCGTTATTGAAACGAAATGAAGATAAGTTTGATTTGATTTTTATGGATCCTCCTACATTCTCAAATTCTAAACGGATGGAAGATGTATTGGATATCCAGAGAGATCATATAGCACTGATTAGTGATGCAATGCGTCTATTAGCGCATGAAGGAGTGCTTCTTTTTTCGACAAATCTGCGGCGGTTTAAAATGGATAGTGAATTATTGGAAATATTTGATATTACGGATATTTCTAATAAAACATTACCCGAGGATTTCAAACGGAATCCGAAAATTAGACAATGTTTTTTGATTAAACATAAAATAAATATTTAA
- a CDS encoding CopY/TcrY family copper transport repressor produces MKTIDITPAEWEIMRVLWANGESRSADLVKIFQKKRNWRPTTTKTLLSRLVAKYCVETLQEGNRYRYRPLVTEQEVWNSATHELFHFICDKERGTKIAELIESWPLSGEDLLKIQQSLAKATKNSVAEVACQCFKGQCRCNLQQ; encoded by the coding sequence ATGAAAACGATAGATATAACTCCTGCAGAATGGGAAATTATGAGAGTTTTATGGGCAAATGGAGAATCTCGTAGCGCCGATTTAGTCAAAATTTTTCAAAAAAAACGTAACTGGCGACCAACAACGACCAAAACCTTATTGTCTAGATTAGTTGCAAAGTATTGCGTAGAAACCTTGCAGGAGGGAAATCGGTATCGTTACCGTCCTCTGGTCACAGAACAAGAAGTGTGGAATAGCGCAACACATGAATTATTTCACTTTATTTGTGATAAAGAACGAGGGACTAAAATTGCAGAATTGATAGAGTCTTGGCCATTGTCAGGTGAAGATTTGTTAAAAATACAGCAGAGCTTAGCAAAAGCTACTAAAAATAGCGTAGCTGAAGTCGCCTGCCAATGTTTTAAAGGGCAATGCCGCTGTAATTTGCAGCAGTGA
- a CDS encoding nitroreductase family protein, with the protein MSALLPLATKRRSIYHIGKNVTQSAAEISEIVREISKQAPSAFNSQSSRVVVLFGDEHNALWDIVEKALSKVVPAENFAPTKAKIDSFRAGFGSILYFEDEAVVKNLQEQFPAYAHNFPRWSEHAHGITLYGIWMALAEVNIGASLQHYNELIEAEVKARWDIPETWSIRAQMPFGSIESPAEPKDFMPTDERFIVFGA; encoded by the coding sequence ATGAGTGCATTATTACCATTAGCGACTAAACGCCGTTCGATCTACCATATCGGTAAAAATGTGACACAATCAGCCGCTGAGATCAGCGAGATTGTTCGTGAAATTTCGAAACAAGCACCTTCTGCATTTAACTCACAAAGTTCTCGCGTTGTCGTCCTTTTTGGCGATGAGCACAATGCGCTTTGGGATATCGTAGAAAAAGCCTTAAGCAAAGTGGTTCCTGCTGAAAATTTCGCTCCAACAAAAGCAAAAATAGACTCTTTCCGTGCCGGATTTGGTTCCATCCTCTACTTTGAAGATGAAGCAGTTGTCAAAAACTTACAAGAACAGTTCCCAGCGTATGCCCACAATTTCCCACGTTGGTCAGAGCATGCGCATGGTATTACGCTGTATGGTATCTGGATGGCTTTAGCAGAAGTGAATATCGGTGCCTCCCTTCAGCATTACAATGAACTCATTGAAGCAGAGGTCAAAGCACGTTGGGATATTCCTGAGACCTGGTCAATACGTGCACAGATGCCTTTCGGTTCAATTGAATCACCGGCAGAGCCTAAAGATTTTATGCCGACCGATGAGCGCTTTATCGTCTTTGGCGCATAA
- a CDS encoding heavy metal translocating P-type ATPase has translation MQREMAQSMDTRAFSRLAITGMTCANCSGRIERVLGKKPGIYRANVNLASKKGRFEYDPSLLTESEIIAMVEKVGFGAIPDDDAHQAELLAYEAKNAHKMRLQLIISIILSLPMLLGMIAMMLGFHGGWVAFVHKPWVQLLLTAPIQFIIGWRFYKAAYASVKAKAPSMDLLVALGTTAAFCYSFYNGFLGGNPEHLYFESSAVIITLILLGKYLEERAKNRTGAAIRGLMALQAKTALRLEQYTRSNGDIETRMIDVPIDAVMVGDQLLVHPGQHIPVDGVVISGQSTIDESMLTGESLPIDKTEGDPLYSGTVNQSGSLTMQATKMDSDSTLAKIIALVQEAQGSKAPIQKVADRISAIFVPAVLVIALVTLLITWWVTGSGESALIHSVAVLVIACPCALGLATPTAIMVGTGVGARNGILIKNGESLERAAKINAIVLDKTGTITEGMPKVTHFATKMDLKAGMEVDVEGIIETEGLSTEVEYKTTILTQLVALEAHSEHPLAKAILRYGEYCGITSRPVVEHFKALVGAGIEGKIEGKSYFVGSPRLMKERGIEDRLFADLITKHESMGETVVLLAGASKGALAGSQISQSQASESQISESEESEILAMIAIADPVKPNAKLAIEKLQSRNIEVWMLTGDNARTAAKIGADVGLDEAHIVAELKPENKADVIARLQKEGRIVAMVGDGMNDAPALALADAGIAMGTGTDIAIESSDVTIMNGDLESLPKMIELSEQTMRKIKQNLFWAFIYNAIGIPFAAFGFLSPILAGGAMAFSSVSVLLNSLSLNRLRLGSMQAKIEGK, from the coding sequence ATGCAAAGAGAGATGGCACAATCGATGGATACACGAGCCTTTAGTCGATTAGCGATTACAGGTATGACCTGTGCCAACTGTTCGGGTAGAATTGAACGGGTTTTAGGGAAAAAGCCTGGTATTTATCGTGCGAATGTGAATCTAGCAAGTAAAAAAGGGCGCTTTGAATATGATCCCTCACTATTAACCGAGTCTGAGATTATTGCGATGGTGGAAAAAGTGGGGTTTGGCGCGATTCCGGATGATGATGCACACCAAGCGGAATTATTAGCTTATGAGGCAAAAAATGCCCATAAGATGCGTCTGCAGCTGATCATTAGCATTATATTGAGTCTGCCGATGTTACTAGGCATGATTGCGATGATGCTTGGGTTTCATGGCGGATGGGTAGCATTTGTTCATAAACCTTGGGTGCAATTGTTACTGACCGCACCGATTCAATTCATCATCGGCTGGCGCTTCTATAAAGCAGCTTATGCTTCTGTTAAAGCAAAAGCACCGAGTATGGATCTATTAGTGGCACTTGGGACAACGGCGGCCTTTTGTTATAGCTTCTACAATGGCTTTTTAGGGGGCAATCCCGAACATCTCTATTTTGAGAGCAGTGCGGTGATTATTACACTGATTCTTTTAGGGAAATATCTCGAAGAACGGGCAAAAAATCGTACCGGAGCTGCAATTCGTGGATTGATGGCTTTACAGGCGAAAACAGCTTTGCGCTTAGAGCAATACACTCGATCAAATGGAGATATTGAAACTCGAATGATCGATGTACCGATTGATGCGGTGATGGTGGGCGATCAGTTACTCGTGCATCCCGGGCAGCATATTCCGGTAGATGGCGTTGTCATTTCAGGGCAATCCACCATTGATGAGAGTATGCTAACAGGGGAAAGTCTACCGATTGATAAGACGGAGGGAGATCCTCTTTATAGTGGTACGGTGAATCAATCAGGGTCGTTGACGATGCAAGCGACTAAGATGGATAGTGATAGCACTTTGGCGAAAATCATTGCACTTGTGCAAGAGGCGCAAGGGAGTAAAGCGCCGATTCAGAAAGTGGCGGATCGTATTTCGGCGATCTTTGTGCCGGCGGTGTTAGTGATTGCGCTTGTAACTCTATTGATTACTTGGTGGGTGACAGGCAGCGGAGAGTCGGCGCTGATTCATAGTGTGGCAGTATTAGTGATTGCGTGTCCTTGTGCATTAGGATTAGCCACACCGACAGCGATTATGGTGGGTACCGGCGTGGGCGCTCGTAATGGGATCTTGATTAAAAATGGGGAATCCCTCGAGCGAGCAGCAAAGATTAATGCGATCGTTTTAGATAAAACCGGCACGATTACCGAAGGAATGCCAAAAGTCACCCATTTTGCTACGAAGATGGATTTAAAAGCAGGAATGGAAGTTGATGTAGAAGGAATTATTGAAACAGAAGGGCTATCGACAGAAGTTGAATATAAAACAACTATCTTAACCCAATTAGTGGCACTAGAAGCACATTCTGAGCATCCTCTTGCGAAAGCGATCTTGCGCTATGGAGAATACTGTGGAATCACATCTCGGCCTGTAGTTGAGCATTTTAAGGCTTTAGTGGGTGCCGGTATTGAGGGAAAAATTGAGGGGAAATCCTATTTTGTAGGTTCGCCTCGATTAATGAAAGAACGAGGGATCGAGGATCGATTATTTGCTGACTTGATTACTAAGCATGAATCGATGGGGGAAACTGTAGTATTGTTGGCCGGTGCTTCGAAAGGCGCTCTTGCGGGATCTCAAATCAGTCAATCTCAAGCATCTGAATCTCAAATATCTGAATCTGAGGAATCTGAAATTCTCGCGATGATTGCCATTGCTGACCCTGTGAAGCCTAATGCAAAATTAGCCATTGAAAAACTACAAAGTCGAAATATTGAGGTGTGGATGTTGACCGGCGATAATGCTCGCACGGCCGCTAAAATTGGTGCAGATGTGGGCTTAGATGAAGCGCATATTGTGGCTGAATTAAAACCGGAAAATAAAGCAGATGTTATCGCACGTCTACAGAAAGAAGGGCGAATTGTCGCGATGGTGGGTGATGGCATGAATGATGCACCGGCGCTTGCATTGGCTGATGCTGGAATTGCGATGGGAACGGGAACCGATATCGCCATTGAATCGAGCGATGTGACGATTATGAATGGCGATTTAGAGAGCTTGCCGAAGATGATCGAGCTTTCCGAACAGACGATGCGTAAGATTAAGCAGAATCTCTTCTGGGCTTTTATTTACAATGCAATCGGGATTCCTTTTGCCGCATTTGGTTTCTTAAGTCCTATTTTGGCAGGTGGTGCGATGGCCTTTAGCTCTGTGAGTGTGTTGCTCAATTCTCTCAGTTTGAATCGTCTTCGATTAGGATCGATGCAGGCGAAAATAGAGGGTAAGTAA
- a CDS encoding H-NS family nucleoid-associated regulatory protein, protein MKDLDLDGLSIDKMETLITELSQEIESRRAAEAEQVRKEIEKLLDHSGLSFHDVFRDKVGRKGRKVPMKYGNPDNPEQLWSGRGKMPLWMKEKVEAGASKEDFLLATEE, encoded by the coding sequence ATGAAAGATTTAGATTTAGATGGACTAAGTATTGACAAGATGGAGACGCTTATTACTGAATTAAGTCAAGAGATTGAGAGTCGTCGTGCTGCTGAAGCGGAGCAAGTTCGTAAAGAGATTGAGAAGCTATTAGATCATTCAGGACTCTCGTTCCACGATGTATTTAGAGATAAAGTGGGTCGTAAAGGGCGCAAGGTACCTATGAAATATGGTAATCCTGATAATCCTGAGCAACTCTGGAGTGGTCGTGGCAAAATGCCTCTTTGGATGAAAGAGAAAGTAGAAGCGGGCGCAAGCAAAGAAGATTTTCTACTCGCTACTGAAGAGTAA
- a CDS encoding succinate CoA transferase, translating into MTKDLSKKIRHADFLNKIVSAEEAASWIEDGMTLGMSGFTLFGEPKVFPRALAERGKKEKFKVNLYTGASLGPDADQAMAEADIINLRVPYQGNPVLRKKINAGEIKYIDQHLSHTAETLRQGNLGEIDYAIIEAAAITEDGMIIPTGSVGNSPIFVERAKHVIIELNTSTPDSYEGIHDIYIPKDQGDNRQAIPVYDDLSKRIGTIGIKVDPAKVKGVILSDRPDIPSPLFEPNEETQAIADNLLHFLGKEVEDGRLGPNLAPLQSGVGSVANAVLSGMAKSDRFKNLTVSSEVLQDGIFDLIDAGVVDFAVATAFSLSKKRVENLASDLEKYKDKILFRPQEITNHPEVVRRLGVIAFNTALEVDIYGNVNSTHVSGTHVMNGIGGSADFARNARITIFVTQSTAKDGKISAIVPFVTHVDHTNHEVDVIVTEQGYADIRGLCPVEAAEKIIENCMHPKYKQQARDYFERAKKERGGNTPHLLEEAFSWHTNLAKNGTMLLDQDMVKAEAQK; encoded by the coding sequence ATGACAAAAGATTTAAGTAAAAAGATTCGACATGCAGATTTTCTAAACAAAATTGTCTCTGCAGAGGAGGCTGCAAGCTGGATTGAAGATGGAATGACTCTAGGAATGAGTGGTTTCACCCTCTTTGGAGAACCTAAGGTCTTCCCTAGAGCTCTTGCTGAGCGTGGTAAAAAAGAGAAATTTAAAGTGAATCTCTACACAGGCGCCTCTCTCGGCCCTGACGCCGACCAAGCTATGGCTGAGGCGGACATCATTAATCTTCGTGTACCTTATCAAGGGAATCCGGTTCTTCGCAAGAAGATCAATGCCGGAGAAATCAAGTATATTGACCAGCATCTCTCTCATACCGCAGAGACGCTTCGTCAAGGAAACTTAGGGGAGATTGATTATGCAATCATTGAAGCGGCGGCTATTACCGAAGATGGCATGATTATTCCGACAGGTTCAGTCGGAAACTCACCGATCTTTGTTGAACGCGCTAAACACGTTATTATTGAACTCAATACCTCAACGCCGGATAGCTACGAGGGGATTCATGATATCTATATCCCGAAAGATCAAGGGGATAACCGTCAAGCTATTCCTGTTTATGATGATCTAAGCAAGCGCATTGGCACCATCGGTATTAAAGTAGATCCTGCCAAGGTGAAAGGCGTAATCCTCTCTGATCGCCCTGATATTCCATCACCGCTTTTTGAACCCAATGAAGAAACGCAAGCCATTGCGGATAATCTTCTTCACTTCCTCGGTAAAGAGGTTGAAGATGGTCGTTTAGGCCCTAACCTTGCCCCCTTACAATCAGGCGTAGGCTCTGTGGCAAATGCCGTATTGAGCGGTATGGCTAAATCAGATCGCTTCAAAAACCTCACAGTCTCCTCTGAAGTATTACAAGATGGCATCTTTGACCTTATCGATGCCGGCGTTGTGGATTTTGCTGTGGCAACCGCTTTCTCACTCTCCAAAAAACGCGTTGAGAATCTTGCTTCGGATCTTGAAAAGTATAAAGATAAGATTCTATTCCGTCCGCAAGAGATCACCAATCACCCTGAAGTTGTGCGTCGCTTAGGTGTTATCGCGTTCAATACTGCGCTTGAAGTCGATATCTACGGTAATGTCAACTCAACCCATGTAAGCGGTACTCATGTTATGAATGGAATCGGCGGGTCTGCCGACTTTGCTCGTAATGCCCGTATCACCATTTTCGTAACGCAATCAACCGCAAAAGATGGCAAAATCTCGGCAATCGTCCCATTTGTGACCCATGTTGACCATACCAATCATGAAGTTGATGTCATTGTTACCGAGCAAGGTTATGCCGATATTCGCGGTCTTTGCCCTGTAGAAGCGGCTGAGAAGATTATCGAAAACTGTATGCATCCAAAGTATAAACAACAAGCGCGTGACTATTTTGAGCGAGCGAAAAAAGAGCGCGGAGGTAACACGCCTCATCTGTTAGAAGAAGCATTCTCTTGGCATACCAATCTTGCTAAAAATGGCACCATGCTCTTAGATCAAGATATGGTGAAAGCAGAAGCACAAAAATAG